From Manihot esculenta cultivar AM560-2 chromosome 18, M.esculenta_v8, whole genome shotgun sequence:
GGGAGAGATCGTTGCAGCCTAGATGGACGTCCTCCCAGGAGAGATCTACCTCCCAGGACAACCCAGACTCTTTCTTCAGTTCGACTACTGCGAACCCCTCGACCCAGCCTTTTATCGAGTCCTTGTGACCCGTAAAGAGGAACAGCCCCCCACGgggggcaaaatagtaaaagcTTTGACTCGCTTTCACTAGCCTAAAGAAGGTGACGAAGAGACGCACTgtgggtgtgaacccccagATCAGGCAAATTGACTCGAAAGAACACATGAACAAGACCGAGTTGGGAGTAAGCATTCGAGGGGTTATCTCGAAATATCGGAAAGTCTCGATGAAGAAGGGAGAGAAAGGAAAGGACAAACCATATTCCTTCTGTTTAGCGAAGAAAACCAAACAAAGGTTCTTCTGAGGGTCGATTAGACCAGAGGGAGGAGGGTCGGAAAGAACGATCTTCTCGTTCCGGTAAGGGGCCCGGATGTGAAAAAGGGGGGTATCTAGGTATTCTCTGGAAAAGAAGTTTCTAATGGTGGACGGAgtgatgctagactctaggTTAACAACGTCGGGGAGACTTGGGATATCCATAGAAGGATGAAGAGCGAAGAACGTACCTTGAAAGCAAGGAGGGCAGAGAGACGAAGCTAGCAAAGCGCACAGAGAGCGAAGGGGAGCAAGAGTTTTGAGAAGACAGAGGGAATTCGAAATTTGAAACAGTAATGAGGTGAAAAGATGTTTTGAGGCAGACTGTACTTAGACGGCGCGATCATAATGAttctcgatatttaccccctcatcagtcgggcaataactaatgagaaggtaaaggggcaattgatgaccgctggatttctccaccccggtctggggccaggcccatgaCGACAGCCCATTACTTGGAGGCCCTCAAGTCTCCCGCATgaaccaggtccagcccgctcagcctTATGACCGGGCTCCACCTAAATttctcaatcaggccggcccagcCTTTTCGGCCCAATGATCATATCTCCTCTGGGCTCAGCCTTAATCTCATCTTCCAGTCCAGCCCGGAAGAAGGAAGGTGGCCAGCCCATCCGCCTGGTGGGTCCATCTGCATGCATGCCAGGGGAGAATTAAATGATCGTTACGCCTGTAGCAGAGATCTGATATTCCCGTACGACaatatctgtatggcagagacagatGGCCCAATGGTAGGGAGGCCGTTATACGTCACTAACAGACAGAGGAAAAGGATAAAAGGAGAGAAACACTCTCCTCTAAGACTAAGCTTATAGAACCcttataaaaccctattttttggatctcagatcatcaataatCAAAGCATTGGATAGGAAATGTTAAACAATAACTTATCAAGTGACTGTTTCACTATCCATACTTCGTGAGAGGATAATTTTTCCCGTAGTTTcttagggaaaaaaaaaaaaactttccaaAGGCCTATCAAAATCTCACCTCACTTCCTATCTTGAGTAGAAGCAGCGCAAATGGTGGTCGATCTCCTTTTATAAGCACTGGTGATACTGTTTTTGGTCCGTCTGTCTACATGTACATAATATGtaaaatcatatattttatggAAAAGcacttaaatatttatttttaatcaactGAATAAAagtgattttaaatttatatttaaatgaaatgtttctcatatttataaaatatttatttatataaaaattttaaaattttttattattttatcatttaatttaaaactttaaaatttaataatattgtttaaaattataaattctattataattatatttaaatttaaaatttaaattaaaaagaatgttTTTTCACGATGCGTCACAGATAAATGataatttggtttgatttaaatgtattaaataaCCGTTTAACTGAAAGAACCCATTTACCTCAAAAACCAGCCCAGCCCTTTTAACTCTTTCCAGATCCCCATTCCCGATtgctcttttcccttccctccTCTGCCTTGCCTAAATCCCTAAACTGAAGTCTAAACCTAATCAATTCTTCATTTTTATTCAATATCAATCCCTTGTTTTCCTCCCCTTCTCTTTCCCGAATCTGCTTTTCCCTGTTGCGACCTACCTGCCGTCTATCTGCTTGATTATTTGCTGCCGTCGGCCATCTGCTCTCCCCATCGGCTGCCATCTTGCATCGGGAACGGTATTGACGACACCCTACTGCCATCTTGTGTCGATTTTCTACTGCTCTAATCTACCCATTGGTTTCCTCTGCTGTGTGGCTGAGTCTTTGAGGTATTTTACCTTGAATCTGTTAATTAGTTTTGTTTTAAGTTGAATCAGTTTGTTACCTTTTTTTAttgtgaatatatatttttttgtgcTTGCAGTGCAGGTGCATCagtattttttaactttaatcaTTAATCTCCACTACTGGTGAGCCTTTGAGATATGCTGGGTTTATATATTGTTAGCGAGATATCCTTTAAGTTATGCAAACTCACAGTCCTTTCCCTAATATGAACCCAAATCCTGCTAGAGAAAAAACCACTATAATTAATTCTCTGTGCCTCCCccgattttatgcatgttgtccACTCCAgttgttttgtttttcctttgCAGTTTCTTTTGTTCAGTGTTTCTTTTTTGCTTGTAGGTAGAATTGAAATTTTTGAGAATGCTAAGAACGGCCCCCGAAATTTCCTTACAGTGTATCCCAACTATTTTGGGATTAAAActaatttagatttaaattgAACAGTTAaggtatatatatgtgtgttggCTTTGTGATTAAAATATCTATATTGGATTTGCTGCCATTGTGTCCTTCAATTTTTCAATATGTTAATTTGAATTGGCATTTGATTGATCAAATAAGTTTAGTAGGAGCTTTGGTTTGGGTATTTGGAAGTTGGCATTGCTTTTTTTGAGGACCTTGCCAAATTAGAAGCAAGCTCGCTACCCACAAGAACCATACATAACCTCTATGTTTTTTGAGGCCCAAATGACTTCACCTCTAAGTCTTGGGCTGACACTGCCCAATCAATATTTCAATCTAATCCAACAAGAAAAGGGAGGAATCCTCAGACTCCAGCCAGAGGCATTGCCTTTTCGATTCCTGCTACTGAAACAAGCAGCATGGAGAAATCGCAGAAACAACCAGCTCAATGTGTTTCGATTAGAGTTCTTGTGAATTCGTGTGTCAAGATCACAAGATTGATTAAGGTTCTTTTGAGTTGATTGGTAATGCTGGGTATCTTGATTCTATATTTGCAGGTTATGGAGGATTCAGAAAAGAGGAGGGAAAGATTGAAAGCGATGCGCACAATAGCTGCTCAGGCTGAAGCTTCTAGCTATGTTGAAACCCCAGCAGTTTCTGGTTTCCTTGCGAATCCACTCCTGGAGAGCCCTGCTCCTCTGCCTCCACAGGAGTCCCGTGCAACTCCTAGGTTTGATTTTTACACAGATCCTATGGCTGCATTTTCTGCTAACAAGAAAAGGAGTCAAGCAGGTAACCAGGCTCAACAAGGATATGTAACGCCTCCAAGTGATAGGAATTCTCCCATGGCGCGGTTTTCATCTCCTCATCCAGGTAGGGTGCTTATTAATATGCTGTTTGCAGACATTGCACGTTTCAATTCATTTTGGGTGCATCTTATATAAGCTTGTCTCATATGAGAATAAGAGAGTATGGAATTTTgcgaatttatttttcatacttAGGTCCTTATCAAAAGTTCTTTAAAAAGTTAGAATTTTGCTTTTCTTGTGGATACGAATGAGTCTCACATGGTGTGAAATTCAAATCAGGTTATCATTCTTAAAGATGTGGTATACCAGCCACTGCACTACCTGGGATGTTCAATTGCATCATTGAGGTCTCCTAAGCTCATACTTTATAAACAACAAGATCACTTGCCAAAACCATATTGTATGACTTTTATAACATTAGGATgtctctttttttgttttttaatttttagctcAATGAGCATGTCTTCTTCTGTTCAACTCTGCATTTACCTGATGTATGGTGCTTGCTTCTAATTTGGCAAGGTCCTCAAAAAAGGGTCACGATACCAAAATAAAGGAATATGTGTATTTTTATCTGTAGGGATATAATGTTTATGATatccttcctttttctttttccctttcctGTTTATTTTCTAGGAATAAGGAACACTGAAATGACTCCCTCTCCTGCTCATCAAATGCAAAGCAATTATTCCCCCAGTCAGAGAATGTATCAAGCCCAAGGTTCATATGATAGTCCTGCTCACTTCAGGAGTCCGAGAGCCAGTCCTTTTCCCATGCATCAAGAAAATGTAGCTGGCTATTATTATGGAAACCCTCCCAACACTCATATAAGAAGTCCATACCCCAACTGCGGAGGAAACCCAAGCTTTCAACCGGTAGGGAGCCCTGGTTTTTATTATGGAGAACGTGGGCCGCCTCAGCATGGCAACAGTCCAATCCCTGGCTCAGGACGTGGAGGTGGTTCTCCTTTTTCAGGTAGAGGCCAGGGACAGTGGCATGGCAGCAGAGCAAACCAAGTTTCTAGCTGGAGTGATAGGAGAGGGCGTGGTTCACGTTTTCATGGAACTGCGCGAGATGAGAAACTGGGGCCAGAGCCTTTTTATGACAAGTCAATGGTTGAAGACCCATGGCAAAATTTAGATCCCGTTGTGTGGAGAGGTGTGGACGGTGCATTGAATAATTTGCATACACCTGGCTCTTCAAATTCAGTTAGCATGAAAAAGCAGAGAGTTTCAGAGTCTTCTAACAAGTCCAGTTCTCAACCGAACCTTGCAGAATACCTTGCTGCCTCATTTAATGAAACTGTCAAAGATGCAGCAGGTGTATGATCAAATGGAAAAAACTCCTACTACAATTGCACAAGCGAAATTGAAGCTGATGGAGAAATCAGAATTCATTGCATTTGTTTAGAAGTAGGAATGGACAGTTACCAAGCCCAAGCCAGACAGGCATCTGCTAGATCAGATGACGCCCCTTCACCTGTTTGCTCCTTCGGATATCCATGGATGCCATAAGGCACTAAAAGTTTACTTGTAAAGGAAATCTGCATACGAAAATTTAATCTGGCTTGTTATGTAGATTCCAGCATACGAAATTTTCCTAGCGTAGCTGGTTGGGTTGTTTCACAAAATATGCTTGCAATTAGAGGAACTCACTCTTGACTGTTGTATAAATTTAGTTGCAATTACACTCATTGAGGAGGTTCATTGTGCAAGGAGACCTCCTCGTGCTTTTGAGCTGCATCTGCAACATTTACCTACACTTCATGGTCTCTAAATTTACAGTAGAAGAACCTGTTCTTTGTTTGTCTTGGTGGCCAGGATTAAGTTCCACGAGTATGGTACTCGGGACAATGCTGCTCAGTTTCTCTGAAATAACAGTAAATGTATTTTGAGTGTGGGAGGCTAAAATAAAtgctattaaaaaattatttagatttaccaaaaaaaaaagtcatcttactctctcaattttttttatgtgtttgtgttgttttagagtatttttttaataagtaaTGTTTTAGATTTTTGATACTCTTAAATGTTTTTTATTACGCTTCAATAaaggaaatatttttaaaatattaattaattttattatacttgtatatatattttaatcgaAGGGAGatatagtttatttattttttgttaaaacttagtattttttcctcttttaaaattttaaaagacaaattaaaaaatcagaGGTAATCATATGTGCAAAATTAATGCGtttttaaaaaagtatatattataataattttattaaataaaaaaattgtatgtttaatttaaaaaattcatacatTATTACTATATTTATgatgataaattaaattaatatattgttaattttattttataatgatttttatgcagcatattataataatttactgTGATGATAATAAAACACCAATTTTAATTGGTTATTTAAAATGATGTTTAtaagattattatttataaaa
This genomic window contains:
- the LOC110606831 gene encoding protein SICKLE isoform X1, yielding MLGILILYLQVMEDSEKRRERLKAMRTIAAQAEASSYVETPAVSGFLANPLLESPAPLPPQESRATPRFDFYTDPMAAFSANKKRSQAGNQAQQGYVTPPSDRNSPMARFSSPHPGIRNTEMTPSPAHQMQSNYSPSQRMYQAQGSYDSPAHFRSPRASPFPMHQENVAGYYYGNPPNTHIRSPYPNCGGNPSFQPVGSPGFYYGERGPPQHGNSPIPGSGRGGGSPFSGRGQGQWHGSRANQVSSWSDRRGRGSRFHGTARDEKLGPEPFYDKSMVEDPWQNLDPVVWRGVDGALNNLHTPGSSNSVSMKKQRVSESSNKSSSQPNLAEYLAASFNETVKDAAGV
- the LOC110606831 gene encoding protein SICKLE isoform X2 → MEDSEKRRERLKAMRTIAAQAEASSYVETPAVSGFLANPLLESPAPLPPQESRATPRFDFYTDPMAAFSANKKRSQAGNQAQQGYVTPPSDRNSPMARFSSPHPGIRNTEMTPSPAHQMQSNYSPSQRMYQAQGSYDSPAHFRSPRASPFPMHQENVAGYYYGNPPNTHIRSPYPNCGGNPSFQPVGSPGFYYGERGPPQHGNSPIPGSGRGGGSPFSGRGQGQWHGSRANQVSSWSDRRGRGSRFHGTARDEKLGPEPFYDKSMVEDPWQNLDPVVWRGVDGALNNLHTPGSSNSVSMKKQRVSESSNKSSSQPNLAEYLAASFNETVKDAAGV